From Halobacillus sp. Marseille-Q1614, the proteins below share one genomic window:
- the mdh gene encoding malate dehydrogenase — MAIRRNKISVIGSGFTGATTALMLAQKELGDVVLVDIPDMEDPTKGRALDMLEASPVQGFDAKVTGTANYEETEGSDLVIITAGIARKPGMSRDDLVNTNSKIMKSVTKEIVKYSPDCYIIVLTNPVDAMTYSVFQEAGLPKNRVIGQSGVLDTARFRTFVAEELNVSVKDVTGFVLGGHGDDMVPLVRYSFAGGIPLEKLISKERLDEIVQRTRKGGGEIVGLLGNGSAYYAPAASLTQMAEAILKDQRRILPAIAYLEGEYGYEGIYLGVPTILGGNGIEEVIELELTEEEKKQLDQSADSVKNVLNVLN, encoded by the coding sequence ATGGCTATTCGCAGAAACAAGATTTCAGTTATCGGAAGTGGATTTACCGGGGCTACTACAGCGCTGATGCTTGCACAGAAAGAACTGGGCGATGTCGTGTTAGTGGATATTCCTGATATGGAAGACCCGACAAAAGGGAGAGCGCTCGACATGCTAGAAGCAAGCCCTGTGCAAGGATTTGACGCCAAAGTCACAGGTACTGCAAACTATGAAGAAACTGAAGGTTCTGACCTGGTGATCATTACAGCGGGTATTGCCAGAAAGCCGGGGATGAGCCGTGATGATCTTGTAAATACAAACTCTAAGATTATGAAGAGCGTAACGAAAGAGATTGTTAAATATTCACCGGATTGCTATATCATTGTTCTTACTAACCCAGTAGACGCGATGACTTATTCTGTGTTCCAGGAAGCAGGACTTCCTAAGAACCGTGTCATTGGACAGTCCGGCGTTCTTGATACAGCCCGTTTCCGTACATTTGTTGCGGAAGAACTTAACGTATCCGTAAAGGATGTAACAGGCTTTGTACTCGGCGGACATGGAGATGACATGGTGCCTCTCGTGCGTTATTCTTTCGCAGGCGGCATCCCTCTTGAGAAATTAATATCTAAAGAACGTCTAGATGAAATCGTTCAGCGTACCCGTAAAGGCGGCGGCGAAATTGTCGGACTGTTAGGTAACGGAAGTGCTTATTATGCACCGGCTGCCTCTTTAACCCAAATGGCAGAGGCTATTCTTAAAGACCAGCGCCGTATCCTTCCGGCAATTGCTTACCTTGAAGGTGAATATGGCTATGAGGGAATTTATCTTGGGGTTCCAACGATTTTAGGCGGGAATGGAATCGAAGAAGTAATCGAGCTGGAACTTACAGAAGAAGAGAAGAAACAGCTGGATCAATCAGCTGACTCTGTTAAAAACGTCCTAAATGTATTAAACTAA